The Roseomonas haemaphysalidis genome segment AGCGCCGGCAGCCGCTCGGCAAAGGCGTCGTCGCCCCGCCAGCCTTGCAGCGAGAAGGGCGCCGGGCAGGACGGGCGTTGTGCCACCGGAACTGGCGCCGGCACCGGCTCGGGCCCTGCCGCCGGGGCAGCGGGCTGGGGCGCCGCGGTGGCGGCCGGCAGCGGCGGCAGGGTGTCGGCCGGGCGCAGGCCGTTCAACACGGCCAGCTTGGCCAGCACCGCCTCGCGCAGGCCGGTCAGCTCGCCGGCCGGCGGCGGTGGCGCGGCGGGTGGCGGCGGGGCGGGGCGGCTGGCCAGGGCGGCGGCGTCATCCGCCGCCGGCGCGGCGGGATGCGGCGCGGGGACGGCGGCGGGGACGGGGGCGGGGGCGGGCGCCCCCCCCTGGGCCGCCTGCAGCATGAGTCGCGCCTGCTCGGGCTGCAGCAGACCGAGCTTCACGGCATCGTCCAGCGTGCGGCGCTGCGCCACTTCGCGGGTGGGCGGGGCCGGCGGCGCGGCGGGGCCGCGCAGGTCCACGTACAGCATGCCGCCGAAGGCCCCGGCCTCGGCCACCGCATCGGCGCTGGCGCGCAGCAGCAGCACCGTCTCGCCCGCCTCCTGCCGCGGCTCAATGGCGGACAGCTCGGCCAAACGGCGGATGCCGGAAAGGTCGAAGCCATATTGCCCGCGCAGCCGCAGCTCGACGCCGCCGGCTACCTTGCGCAGGCTGTAGCCGGGCACCTGTCCGAGATGCAGCACCACGCGGCCGCGGTCGGCATGCTGGCCGGTGCGCACGCGCACCGCGGCGGCCTCGGCGGCCGGCTGCGCCAGGGCGGGCAGGCCCAGCAGCAGCGGCGTCAGCAGCGTGGTGGCGAGCAGCGTGGCGCGGCGCACGGGGCTCACTCCCCGCCGCCGGCGGATTCAGTGGAAGCGCGGCCGGCATCGCGCAGCTGCTCCTCCATCTGGTCGAAGGAGGGCTGCAGCTTGGTCGGCACCGATTGGCGCCCGACCTCGACGCAGATCTGCGGCGACAGATTCTGCAGGTAGGAGGTGATCACGGCGCGCGCCACGTCCAGCATCTTGCGCTCCTCCTCGACGATGCCCTTGAGCCGCGCCGCCATGGGGCCCACCAGCCCGTAGGACAGGAACACGCCCAGAAAGGTACCGACCAGCGCGGAGCCGATCATGTGTCCCAGCACCTCGGGACTTTCCGAGATGGCGCCAAGCGCCTTGATGATTCCGAGCACGGCGGCGACGATGCCCAGCGCGGGAAAGGCATCGGCCACCGTTTGCAGCACCTTGGCGGGCTTGACGTTCTCGGCCGAGCGTTTCTCGGTGGTCGCCTCCATCATCTCGCCCACCAGGTGCGGGTCCTTGTTGTTGAGCGTGATGGTGCGCATGGTGTCGCACACCAGCCCGCTGACCGCCGCATCCTTCACGATGCGCGGGTAGCGCGAGAAGATCGGCGAGGTTTCGGGCTTCTCGATGTGCTTTTCCAGCTTGGCGGCACCCTCCTTCTGGTGCGTGCGCAGCAGCAGGTAGAGCAGGCTCAGCAGGTCGCTGTAGTCGGTCCGCTTCCAGCGGGACCCCTTGAACACGGTGCCGAGCGACTTCATCACCTTGCCGACGGTGGCGCCGTCATTGGCGATGAACATGGTCATCACGCCCGAGCCGCCGATGATGATCAGCTCCGGCCCGACGGCGCCGAGGATGACGCCGAGCTTGCCGCCGGCGATGAGGTAGCCGCCAAAGATGGCGACGAAGACTCCGACAATTCCGGCGATCTGGATCATCGATGCGGTGGCCTTGCGCTGTGGTGCGGGACTTCCCGGGGGAAGCGGTCGCGAAGCCCATACCATTTCGCATTGCCGTCTGCTACAAACATTTTTCGCATAACCATGCCCGGAACCCTTGCCATGCCCACCCCGGTCACTTTGCAGGATGGCCTGCGCCGCGCGTCTGGCCTGATGGACAGCCTGCCGCAGAACGAGATCATGGGTCGCTACAACGTGCCCGCGCCGGTGCACCGCGCGTTGCGCGGCGCGGCCGAGCGCACAGGCGTTGGCTTCGAGGTGCTGGCGGCCAAGGCGGCGATCGAAAGCGGCTTCCAGCCGGCGGCGCAGGCCGGCACCTCCTCGGCGCGCGGGCTGTTCCAGTTCATCGACCAGACCTGGCTGTCCGTGGTGCAGCAGCATGGCGCGGCGCACGGGCTGGCGGAGGAGGCGGCGCAGATCACCCGCGGCGCCGGCGGGCGGCTCGGCCTGTCGGACCCGGCGATGCGCGAGCGCATTCTGGCACTGCGCGACAACCCGGAAATCTCCGCCCGCATGGGCGCCGAGCACCTGAAGGATATTTCCGACCGGCTGGCCACCACCACCGGCAGCCGGCCCGATGTCGGCGGGCTGTATCTGGGGCATTTCCTCGGCACCGCCGGGGCCGGCAAGCTGTTGCGCGCGGCGGCCGAGGACCCGGGGCAATCCGCCGCCGCGCTGCTGCCCGAGGCCGCGCGCGCCAATGCCACGTTGTTTCGCGGTGCCGATGGCAAGCCGCTGTCGGCGGCGCAGTTCATCGACAACATCCGTGGCAAGGTCAGCAAGGTCTATGACCAGCTGGGCCTGCAGGCACCGACCGGGCCGGTGGCGTTCGGCCCTGTCGGCGCGGAAGCCAAGCCGGGCGAGGCGATCGCGAGCAGCGAGCCGTTCTGGTGGGGCAGCGGCGCCCCGGCGCGGGTGGCGCATGCGCCGGAGCGGATGATGGCCTCGGCACTGGTCGAGGTGTTCAACCGCATGGGGCGGGGCCAGGCGGCGCAGGACGCCGGCGCGGGCGATGGCAACGCGATGCCGGCGCCGTTGCTGGAAGCCTTGCGCGAGCCGGGCCTGCCGCCTGCGGCCCAGGCCGCGCGGCAGGCCTATGGCGGCGCGTGATCAGCCCCGGCGGCGGGACTTTTCCCGCCGCACGTCGCCGCCGTGGTGCAGCCCGGCGGCGTAGCACTGGCGCACCGCCGCCAGCATCAGCCGGGAATGCGTGATGCCAAGCGGCGCGCCCGGCATGGCCGCGCGCTGCACCGTGTCGATCACCGCCATGCCGCCCGGCGTTTCTTCCAGCGCGAAGTCCCGCACATGGCCGGCCAGCCCGTCGCGGCGGCCGAGAGCCGCGGCCTTGGCCATCGCGGCCTCGCTGATGGCGGGCCAGGGGGCGTCGGGAGTGGCGGGTTGGATTTGCATGATGGGCATATTCCAGCGGGTTGCGGGGCTTTCTTCGTCGCAGCCCGGAGGCGCCGCGTCAAACATTTTTCGCATTACCTGATCGATTCGAATTTCTTTGCGAAATATTTCCAAATCCTGGCGATGCTGCGTGTTCTCGAATCCATCCGCGGAGACTTTCGCCATGCCACGGCCACGCCAAAACGGCTTCAGCCTGCTCACCGCCACCGGCCTGGTCGGCCTTGCCGGGTGGGGCGTGGCACTGGGCGCCGTGCCGGAACTCGCCGGCACGCCGGACCCCTGGGGCGCCGCGCCGCTGGCGGTGCTGGGACTCGCCGCCTGGATGCGGCGGCGGCGGGAACAGCGCATCGCCGCCCGGCTGCGGGACCTGCGCATCAGCGTTTGCCTGCCTGCGGCCCCGGCCGCCGGGCTGCGTGACCAGGAGCTGGCCTTCTCCCTGGCCGGCCAGGGCTGCTGGCATGCCCGGCGCGCCGGCTGGCAGGTGGAACTGCGGCAGCAGGCGGCGACGGCCCCGGGCTGGCATCTCAGCCTGATCCGGCTGGACTGCACCGACCCGGCCTTGCCGCTGGCGGCGGCGGCTTCGCTGGATGCGCTATTGCGGCTGTCGCGCGGGCTGCTGGCGGGCATGGAGCAGCCGGGGCTGCGCGAGCTGCTGGACTGCGACCTCGCCTTTCCCCTGCCGGGGCTGGCGGCGGCTGGCATCACCGCCCTGGCGGAAGGTGGTTTCGCGCTGCACGAGGCCGAAGGCTGCCGTGCCATCGCCCCCGAGCAGGCGGAAGCCCTGCTGCTGCGCGGCAGCGTGGTGACCGCGTTCTGAAGTGGCGGCCGGGACGGGGAGGGGATTCCTTCTCCGTCCCGGAACCCGGGCCACGGGTCGCCATGCTGCCCGGTGGCCTCAAGCAGAAAGGGCCCGGGGAACCATTCCCCCGGGCCCTTTCTGCCTTCAGCGGCGGAACACGTCCCGCCGCCCGGCGATCTCTTGCGTCACGGCCAGGGCGGAAAGCTGCTCCATGTTGGCCAGGATCGGCCCCGCCTGGCGCTCCGGGATCTTCAGCAGGATGGTCGCGGCACGCGGTGCTTCCAGCTTGTCCAGCACCTTGGCGGCCTGCTGCGGGCGCATGTTGACGTAGAGCGCCACCAGCGCGTCCAGGTCGGCCTCGGCGGCGGAGCCTTCGCGCACCACCAGCCGCTCCACCTCTTCGCGCAGCCGGGTCAGCTCGCCGATCTGGCTGCGCGCCATGCCTTCGGCGGCCTGCACGCGTGCCTCGCGCAGGTCCAGCGCGCGTTCGCGGCGCTCCACCTCCGCCTGGCGGCGGCCGATCTCCAGCAACAGGCGCCCCTCGCCGGGGCGGTCCTCGCCCAGCGGGTTGGGGCGGGCGGGGCCGGCCAGGGTGTCGGACACCCGGGGCAGGGCCACCACGCCTTCACGCAGCGCCACGGGCCGCAATGCCGGCGGCGGCGGCGCGGGGGCGGCCGTCGCGGTGGCATCGGGCCAGGCGGGCAGCAGCGGCGCCAGCCCTTCCAACCGGCCGGGCAGCAGCGCCGCCAGCCCCAGCGCCATCAGCGGCAGGCCCATGCGAGGGCCCAGCAGGCGGTCGCGCCAGCGGGGCGGGGGTTTTTGCGGGCTCATGCGCGCATTCCTCAATCAAGCGTCAGGCGGAACACCCGCCGTTCGGCCGCCGCTGGCTGTTCCGCCGGCGGGGCGGGAAAGATCATCTCGGCCGCCAACAGGCGCTCCACCGCGGCTTCGGCCAGGCGCTCGGGCGAAAGCGCCGGCTCGGGCAGCACCAGCAAGGGCTCCGGCGGCGCGTGCTCCAGCACCGCGGCGGTGGCGGGGCGGCCGGCCAGGCGCTCGGCCAGTCCCAGCGGCTCGGCCAGGGCGCGCGGCGGGGCGGCGGCGCGGGCGGCCTGCAGCTTGCGGTTCTGCCGCAGCGCCTGGTCCAGCCGCGTGGCCACCTCCTCCGCCTGGCGGGATGCGGCGTTCAGCTCCTGCGCCACGCGGCGGCAGGCGGTGATCTTGCCGTCCACCTCGCCGATGCCGTCGCGCACCTTCTGCGCGATGCCGCCGGCCGAGGCGTCGAGCCGCTTGGAAGCGGCGTCGAGCTGGCCGATCACGTCGCCGGCGGAGTCGAGCGCGCTGCGCAGCCGCCCCATGCGGCGGTACAGCAGCCCGATCCAGCCGGACTGCGCGGCCAGCACCGCCAGGGCTGCCGCGTCCAGGATTTGCGTGGTGTTCACAAGGCTTCTCCTCAGTGCTCGGTGATGGCCGGCGTGTCGCCGGGCCAGTCCTTCTCGATCACGCACTCCTCGACGCGCAGCACGACGCGCTCGTCCTTGGCCGCCATGCGGGCGCGGCACACCAGCAGCCCCTGGCAAAAGACGTCGAGCGGCTCTTCCTGCCGGCGGTCCAGCTCCACCACCGTGCCGGGCTGCCAGCGCGCCACGTCGGCGAAGGACATCACCCGCTGCTCGATCACCGCCGTCAGGTCGGCGCTGGCGCGCGGCAGCTCCTCGGCCAGATGGGAGCGCCAGATGGTGTCGCCGCCGCTTTTCTTGCCCAGCACCTCCTGGCTCAGCAGGTCGCGCACCGGCTCGATGGAGGCGTAGGGCAACAGGAAGTCGATGTGCCCGCCGCGCCCTTCCATGGTGATCTCGGCACGGAAGGTCAGCGCGGCGGCGGTGGGCTTGGTGATCAGCGCGTAGCCGGGCGTGATCTCGAAGCGCTCCAGCCGGAAGGTGGCGGGCGAGACCGCCTCGAAGGCGCGGCTCATGTCCTGCGTCAGCAGGCCCACGAACTTTTCCACGAAGGCCCGCTCGATCGGCGTGTAGGGGCGGCCCTCGATCGGCTGCACGGCGTTGCGCCGGCCGCCCAGCAGGATGTCCACGATGGAGCCGATCAGCTGCGAATCGAGCGCCGCGAGGCAATAGCCGTCCCATTCCTCGATGCGAATGATGCCGATCATCGCGGGCAGGGTGATGGTGTCCAGAAAGGCACCGACGCGCACCGGGCGCATGCGGTCGATCACCGCGTCCGCGTTGTCGGCGGTGAACTTGCGGATGCTGGTGGTGAGCAGGCGGGCAAGCCGGTCCACCACGATGTCGAGCATCGGCAGCTTCTCGTAGCGCACCGCGCCGCCGACCAGGGCTTCCAGCCCGCTCCGGGGTGCTTCCGGCTCGGCCGATTCGCCGCCGCCGAACAGGTCGTCGATGTCGTTCTGGCCCATGGCGACGCCGGCGGCGCCCCAGTCGGCCATCATGTCATCCACCGGCGGCGGGGCGTCCGGCGGCGTGGGTTCGGTTCCGCTCATGGTGCTCAGGCCACCACGAAGCCGGTGACCAGCACGTCCCGCACCCGGCCCTCGCCGAGCAGCAGGTCCAGGCGGCGCAACAGGTCGCCGCGCAGCCGGTCCATCGCCAGCGCGCCTTCCATCTCGCCGTCGCGCAGCGTGCGCAGGTACAAGACCAAGCTGTCGTAGACGCGCGGATTGCCGATGTCGGGCACGGGCTGCGCCGGATCGGCGGCGACCTCCACCGCCAGCTTCAGGCGCAGCTGGCGTGGCCGGCCGCCATTGGGCAGCGTCACCGTCATTTCCGGCAGCTCGACAAAGACCGGCCGGGTCAGCGGCGCCACGGCGGGCGCAGCGTCGGATGCTTCGGCAGATTGGCCAGAGATAATTTTTCGCACGGCATCGGACACGCCGGGCACCAGCACAAAGGCGGCAGCGCCGCCACCGCCGAGCAGCAGCACGGCTGCCAGGCCCAGCACCAGGGCCTTGCCTCCCTTCTTTCTGGATTTTTTCGCAGAAGTCTCTGTGGTGGCCGACATAGCAGGGGATCTCCCGGCAAAAGCGATTTTTCGCGCGACAAGCGGTGTGCTGCTGGGTATAACCCGACGCGCTTTCGCATTCCATGCCAAAAACACTTGGTGCCGAAGACAGTTCGGTCCCGCCAGGACGGCGGGGGAGAATGCGAAAGATGGACGGCCAGAACGGGACGACAGTATCGATGCAGCAAGCCAGCACGCTCCGACCCGGCTTCGACCTGGGTGCCATGGGTCCCGCCCTGGCCCGCCTGGGGCCGACGAAGCTGGGCGCCATGGGGGTGGTCGCCGCCGCCGCCATTCTGGCCGTGGTGATGGTGGCGCGCGCGCCGCAATCGGCCAACGGCCTGCTTTATGCCGGGCTGGACCCGTCCGAGGCCGGGCGCATCGTCGCCCGGCTGGAAGAGATGAAGGTGCCGGTGGAAGCGCGCGGCGATGGCAGCGTGATGGTGCCGGCCGAGCAGGTGGCCCGCCTGCGCATGCAGATGGCGAGCGAGGGCCTGCCGCGGCAGACCGGCGCCGGCTACGAGCTGCTCGACCAAGCCAACCCCATGCAGATGACCTCCTTCATGCAGCGCATCCAGCGGGTGCGGGCGCTGGAAGGGGAGCTGGCGCGCACCATCATCACCATGCAGGGCGTGCGCACCGCCCGCGTGCACATCGTGCTGCCCGAGCGCGAGAGTTTTTCGCGCGATGCGCCGCCCCCCACCGCCTCGGTCACCGTCACCACCAGCATCGGCGCGCGGCTGGGCGCCGGGCAGGCGCAGGCGATCCGCCTGCTGGTGGCCGGTGCGGTGCCGCGGCTGCGGCAGGAAGACGTGTCCGTGGTCGACCCCACCGGCATCGTGCTGGCGGCCGATGGCGGCATGGGCGCCGCCGCCGGCCGCATCGGCGAGCTGCGCGCGGCGCAGGAGCATCTGCTGCAGAAGTCGGTCCTGGACCTGCTGGAGCCGATCGTCGGCCGCGGCAAGGTACGCGCCATCGCCTCGGTCGAGATCGAGGGCGCGCGCACCGTGGCGCGGGCCGAAACCTTCGATCCCATGGGCCAGGTGGAGCGCGGCCGGCAAAGCCAGACGGAAGCCGAAAGCAGCGAGGAAGGCCGCGGGCAGCAGCCGGTGACGGTGGGGCAGAACCTGCCCAACCAGCAGACCGGTGGCAACCAGGGCCGCAGCAGCAACAGCACCAGCCGCAACAACGAGACGGTGAACTACGAGATCTCCTCCAAGGTGGAGGAAACCACGCGCGAGCCGGGGGCGGTCAAGCGCGTCAGCGTCGCCGTCGTGGTGGACGGACTGACCGCCGCTGACGGCAGCGCGCAGCCCCGCCCCAAGGAGGATCTGGACCGGCTGGCGGCGCTGGTGCGCTCGGCGGTCGGCTTCAACCAGCAACGCGGCGACATCGTGACGGTGGACACCCTGCGCTTCATCCCCGACGAGGGCGCCGGCAGCCTGGCCAGCGTCGAGGCGGAGGGCGGCACGCGCGTCAGCACGACACAGCTGGTGGTGGCGGGGCTGCTGCTGCTGGCCACCCTTGGCACCGCCGGCGTGCTGATGCGCCGCCGCCGCACCCGCCTGCGCCGCCTGGCTGCCGACCTGGCCGCCGCGGAGGCCGCCGCCGCCGCCGAGGCCGCCATGGCGCTGGACCCGATGGAAGAGGCCATCGCCACTGTGGGCCAGGACATCCAGATCCGCATCTCCTCGCTCAATGCCTTGAACGAACTGGTCGACCAGCGGCCGGACGAGGCGCTGGCGGTGATCCGCACCTGGATCGAGGAAGGGGCGCCGGCATGAGCCTGCACCTCGCCCCCCGGCCCTATCTGCCCCCCTCGCTCGGCTTGCTGCTGGAAGACGAGCACGGCACCGCCGCCGGCCGCCGGCAGGAGGAGGAGCGGCTGCGCTCCGGCGCCTTTGACGCCGGCCGCCGCCGTGGCCTGGAGGACGGGCTGGCCCAGGGCCGCGCCGAAGGGGCCGCCGAGGCCGCCGCCGAAGCCGCCCGCGTGCTGGAGCAGGCGGTGGCCGAGCGGGCGGCGCAGGGCGCCGGCGCCGCGGTGGCCGCGCTGCACCGCCTGCTGGAGCGGCGGGCGGAAGACCGGCGCACGCTGGATACCGATGCCCGGGCCGCGCTGATCGCCGCCCTGCAGGCGGTGTTGCCGGCGCTGCTGGCGCGCGAAGCCGGTGGCGAGATCGCCGCCATGCTGGCCGAGGTGCTGTGCGAGCGGGGCGAGGACGTGATCCTGCTGTCCGCGCATCCCGACACGCTGGACGCGATGCGGCGCGAGGGCTTTCCCGCGCTGCAGGCGCAGCCCGCCCGCATCCGCCTGCTGCCCGAGCCCGCGATGCCCCCGGGCGCCGCCGAGGCGTCCTGGGTCAGCGGCGGCCTGATCCATCGCCCGGAGGCCCTGGTGGCCCGGGCCCTCGCCATCCTGGCGCCGCCCGTGGCGGTGCCGTCCGAAACCTTGCAGGAGCAAGCGCCATGAACGCCGAAGTCAACGCCGAGAACCCGTTCCTGACCGACCGCAAGCCGCGCATCATGGACATTCCGGTCAACGTGCAGGTGGTGCTGGGCAGCAAGCGCCTGCCGATGGCGGCGCTGTTCAACCTCAGCCGGGGCTCCGTCATCGAGTTCGACAAGAAGGTGGGCGAGCCGGTGGACCTGCTGGCCAACGAGCGGCTGATCGCCCGCGGCGAGATCCAGATCACCGACGACGGCCGGCTGTCGATCTCGATCACCGAGATCGTGTCCTCCGCCGCCTGACGCCGAACCTTTTGCTGAAAGCAGGCAGAATGCCGCTTCCGAGAAGCCTGGCCCTCCCCCTGGCGGGCGCGATGCTGCTGCTGGCCGGGCCCGCCCTGGCGCAGAGCGTGTCGCTCAGCCTCGGCCCGCAGGGCGCCAACGCGGTGGCCAGCGGCGGGCAAAGCCTGACCACCAACGTGGTCGGGTTGATCGTCGCCACCTCGCTGCTGGCCATCGCGCCCGGCATCCTGGTGGTGGCCACCGCCTTCACGCGCATCGTGGTGGTGCTGTCCATGCTGCGCACCGCGCTCGGCCTGCAGCAGTCGCCGCCCAACACCGTGATCGTCAGCCTGGCGCTGTTTCTGTCCGCCTTCGTGATGGCGCCGGTGCTGGAGCGCACCTGGAACGACGCGGCGCGGCCGCTGATCGAGGGTGCCATCACCGAGGAGCAGGCGGCGGAGCGCGCCATCCGCCCGTTCCGCGACTTCATGGAACTGAACGTGCGCGAGCGGGAGCTGGCGCTGTTCATCGACATCGCCAAGTGGCAGCCGCCCGCCGGCACGCCGGCCGGCCCGCTGCCGCGTGCCCAGCGCGCCGAGGTGCCGCTGCATATCCTGGCGGCGGCGTTCCTGGTGTCGGAGCTGACCAAGGCCTTTCAGATCGGCTTTCTGCTGTTCCTGCCCTTCCTGGCGATCGACATGGCCATCAGCTCCGTGCTGATGGGCATGGGCATGATGATGCTGCCGCCCGTGGTGGTCAGCCTGCCGTTCAAGCTGATCTTCTTTGTGCTGATCGATGGCTGGGCGCTGGTGGCCGGCGCGCTGGTGCGGGGCTTCTCCACGTGAGCGGCGGCCTCCGCATCCGCCGCAGGCGCCGGCTGGCCTCGGCGCTGCGCTGGTGCGCGGCGCAGGAGCCACCGCCGCCGGCCGCGGCGCTGGCATCGCTGGCCGAGCGGCTGGACGCGATGGGCGTGCCCGCCGAGGGCGCGAACCTGCCCGAGCGCCTGGCGCGGCTCGACCCCGGTGGCGCCGCGCCGCCCGAGGTGGTGGCGATGCTGGCTGCCATCCTGCAACCCCTGATGACCCTTTCTGCCCGGAGCAGCGACCCATGAGAGCCCCCGAGGCGCGCCGCGCCATCCGCCCGGTCGAGGCCGGCACCGCCAAGGTCGACCCGCTGGCCGATGTCGCCGTGCTGTTCATGACCCTGGACGAGGACCGCATCCAGTCGCTGTTCGGCCGGCTGGAGGAGCAGGAGATCCGCCGCGTGTCCCGCGCCATGGCCAATCTGGGCAAGGTGGACATCGACACGGTGGAGCGCGTGATCATGCGCTTTCGCGCCGAGGTCGGCCGCACCGGCACCGTGATCGGCACCGCCGAGACCACCGAGCGGCTGCTGAAGCGCCTGCTGCCCAACGAGAAGGTCAGCGAGATCATGGACGAGATCCGTGGTCCCGAGGGCAAGACCATGTGGGAAAAGCTGGCCAACATCTCGCCGGAAGTGCTGGCAACCTATCTGCGCACGGAGCTGGCGCAGACGGCCGCGGTGATCCTTGCGAAATTGCCTGCCATGCACGCGGCCCGCGTGCTGGCGCTGCTGCCGGCGACCTCGGTGGACGAGATCGTGCTGCGCATGGTGCGGATGGACAGCATTCAGAAGGGCGTGCTGCAGGACATCGAGCAGACGCTGCAGAAGGAGTTCATCACCAACCTCAGCCGTTCCTACGAGCGCGACAGCTCGCAGATCGTCGCCGAGATCATGAACCGCGCCGACAAGGGGCTGGTGGACCACCTGATGAAGCACATCGAGGCGCGCGAGCCGCACGCGGCCAGCCGCATCAAGCGTATCATGTTCACCTTCGACGACCTGATCCGCGTGGACCGCACCACCTTCGCGACGCTGGTGGCCGAATGCCCGGCCGACAAGCTGCAGGTGGCGCTGACGGCCGCCAGCATCGAGCTGCGCGACCTGTTCCTCGGCAGCATGTCCGAGCGCGCGGCCACCATGATGCGCGACGAGATCGAGAACATGCCCGCCCAGCGCAAGAAGGCCGTGGAGGAAGCGCAGACCGACATCATCACCATCGCCAAGCGCCTGGCCGACGAGGGCCGCATCTTCATCCTCGACGAGGATGAGATCGGTGCCGCCGAATAGCCATGACGGAGGGCGCGCCCAAGCTCACGCCCCTGGCTGGGCCGCCGCCGCAGGAAGCCGGCCTCGGCTATGCCGCGGCGGCGCGCGTGGTGGGCCATGTGCCGGCACGCGGCGCCTGGGTGGACGAGCCCGAGCTGCCGGACCCGATGCCGGTGCCGCCGGGGCTTGGACCGCTGCTGCCGGGCGGCGCGGCGGGGCTGGCGCTGCCGCTGGCGCTGGCGGCGCTGCGGCCCGACCTCCGGCGCTGGCTGGGCGAGCCCCGGCTGCTGGACATGGCGCGCCTGCTGGGCGTCGAGCCGAAGCTGCTGCTGGCGACGCTGGCCGCGGCACCCCCGCCGCCGGCTTCGCTGGGCGAGGCCGCGCTGTGGTCCGGCCAGCGGGTGCCGCTGGGCGGCGCCGGCTGGGTGGAGCTGTTCTGGCGGCCCGACCGCGGCATGGCGGGGCAGGGGCGGCACGCGGCGCGGGGGGCCTTCGCCATCCGCTTGGCCGTGCCGGCCGCCGGGCGCATCGAGCTGCGCGGCCGCCTGGAAGACCGGCGGCTGGACGCGGTGATGGAAAGCGCCCGCCCGCTGCCGCGCCTGGCCGCGCTGGCGGTGGAGGAGGCCTATGCGGCGGTGCTGTCGCGGCTTGGCCTGAGCGGCGACCTGACGCTGAGGCACACGCGGCAGGATCGTCGCTCTTGAATGCGAAAAATCATCAAGGTAGTATCCCCTCCATGAACCCTGGCAGCCCCGTGACATGAGCGCCGATCCCGACAAGCGCCCGATCATCATCAAGAAGATCCACGCCGCGCATGACGACGATCATGGCGGGCAGTGGAAGATCGCCTACGCCGACTTCGTGACGGCGATGATGGCGTTCTTTCTGGTGATGTGGCTGCTGTCCTCCACGACGGAAGCGCAGAAGGACGGCATCGCGCAGTTCTTCAACGCGTCCAGCGTGGTGGCGCTGCCGGCCGGCAACGGCGTGCTGAGCGGCGGCCCGTCCATGCAGATCGCGGGCGACAGCTCGCAGCAGACGCTGACGCCGGCCAGCGACGGCGGCCTGCGCCCCGACGCCGATGGCGGCGAAACCGCGCGCGACGGTGCCAGCGCCCAGGCCGCCGGCGCCAGCCAGGATGGCGGCGCATCGCGCGACCCGATCGAACGTCAGCGCATGGAGGCCATGAAGGCCGAGATCGAGCGGCAGATGGGCCCCGAGGGCGCG includes the following:
- the motA gene encoding flagellar motor stator protein MotA; amino-acid sequence: MIQIAGIVGVFVAIFGGYLIAGGKLGVILGAVGPELIIIGGSGVMTMFIANDGATVGKVMKSLGTVFKGSRWKRTDYSDLLSLLYLLLRTHQKEGAAKLEKHIEKPETSPIFSRYPRIVKDAAVSGLVCDTMRTITLNNKDPHLVGEMMEATTEKRSAENVKPAKVLQTVADAFPALGIVAAVLGIIKALGAISESPEVLGHMIGSALVGTFLGVFLSYGLVGPMAARLKGIVEEERKMLDVARAVITSYLQNLSPQICVEVGRQSVPTKLQPSFDQMEEQLRDAGRASTESAGGGE
- a CDS encoding transglycosylase SLT domain-containing protein, translated to MPTPVTLQDGLRRASGLMDSLPQNEIMGRYNVPAPVHRALRGAAERTGVGFEVLAAKAAIESGFQPAAQAGTSSARGLFQFIDQTWLSVVQQHGAAHGLAEEAAQITRGAGGRLGLSDPAMRERILALRDNPEISARMGAEHLKDISDRLATTTGSRPDVGGLYLGHFLGTAGAGKLLRAAAEDPGQSAAALLPEAARANATLFRGADGKPLSAAQFIDNIRGKVSKVYDQLGLQAPTGPVAFGPVGAEAKPGEAIASSEPFWWGSGAPARVAHAPERMMASALVEVFNRMGRGQAAQDAGAGDGNAMPAPLLEALREPGLPPAAQAARQAYGGA
- a CDS encoding MYXO-CTERM sorting domain-containing protein; its protein translation is MPRPRQNGFSLLTATGLVGLAGWGVALGAVPELAGTPDPWGAAPLAVLGLAAWMRRRREQRIAARLRDLRISVCLPAAPAAGLRDQELAFSLAGQGCWHARRAGWQVELRQQAATAPGWHLSLIRLDCTDPALPLAAAASLDALLRLSRGLLAGMEQPGLRELLDCDLAFPLPGLAAAGITALAEGGFALHEAEGCRAIAPEQAEALLLRGSVVTAF
- a CDS encoding MotE family protein, with the translated sequence MSPQKPPPRWRDRLLGPRMGLPLMALGLAALLPGRLEGLAPLLPAWPDATATAAPAPPPPALRPVALREGVVALPRVSDTLAGPARPNPLGEDRPGEGRLLLEIGRRQAEVERRERALDLREARVQAAEGMARSQIGELTRLREEVERLVVREGSAAEADLDALVALYVNMRPQQAAKVLDKLEAPRAATILLKIPERQAGPILANMEQLSALAVTQEIAGRRDVFRR
- a CDS encoding FliM/FliN family flagellar motor switch protein, encoding MSGTEPTPPDAPPPVDDMMADWGAAGVAMGQNDIDDLFGGGESAEPEAPRSGLEALVGGAVRYEKLPMLDIVVDRLARLLTTSIRKFTADNADAVIDRMRPVRVGAFLDTITLPAMIGIIRIEEWDGYCLAALDSQLIGSIVDILLGGRRNAVQPIEGRPYTPIERAFVEKFVGLLTQDMSRAFEAVSPATFRLERFEITPGYALITKPTAAALTFRAEITMEGRGGHIDFLLPYASIEPVRDLLSQEVLGKKSGGDTIWRSHLAEELPRASADLTAVIEQRVMSFADVARWQPGTVVELDRRQEEPLDVFCQGLLVCRARMAAKDERVVLRVEECVIEKDWPGDTPAITEH
- a CDS encoding flagellar basal body-associated FliL family protein, yielding MLGLAAVLLLGGGGAAAFVLVPGVSDAVRKIISGQSAEASDAAPAVAPLTRPVFVELPEMTVTLPNGGRPRQLRLKLAVEVAADPAQPVPDIGNPRVYDSLVLYLRTLRDGEMEGALAMDRLRGDLLRRLDLLLGEGRVRDVLVTGFVVA
- the fliF gene encoding flagellar basal-body MS-ring/collar protein FliF; this translates as MQQASTLRPGFDLGAMGPALARLGPTKLGAMGVVAAAAILAVVMVARAPQSANGLLYAGLDPSEAGRIVARLEEMKVPVEARGDGSVMVPAEQVARLRMQMASEGLPRQTGAGYELLDQANPMQMTSFMQRIQRVRALEGELARTIITMQGVRTARVHIVLPERESFSRDAPPPTASVTVTTSIGARLGAGQAQAIRLLVAGAVPRLRQEDVSVVDPTGIVLAADGGMGAAAGRIGELRAAQEHLLQKSVLDLLEPIVGRGKVRAIASVEIEGARTVARAETFDPMGQVERGRQSQTEAESSEEGRGQQPVTVGQNLPNQQTGGNQGRSSNSTSRNNETVNYEISSKVEETTREPGAVKRVSVAVVVDGLTAADGSAQPRPKEDLDRLAALVRSAVGFNQQRGDIVTVDTLRFIPDEGAGSLASVEAEGGTRVSTTQLVVAGLLLLATLGTAGVLMRRRRTRLRRLAADLAAAEAAAAAEAAMALDPMEEAIATVGQDIQIRISSLNALNELVDQRPDEALAVIRTWIEEGAPA
- a CDS encoding FliM/FliN family flagellar motor switch protein codes for the protein MNAEVNAENPFLTDRKPRIMDIPVNVQVVLGSKRLPMAALFNLSRGSVIEFDKKVGEPVDLLANERLIARGEIQITDDGRLSISITEIVSSAA